The following proteins are co-located in the Thermus tengchongensis genome:
- the tkt gene encoding transketolase yields the protein MTETKDLTSLSVNAIRFLAIDAVEKAKSGHPGMPMAMAPLAYLLYREVMRHNPLNPSWPNRDRFVLSAGHGSMLLYAVLHLTGYDLSLEELKRFRQWGSKTPGHPEYGHTLGVEVTTGPLGQGISTAVGLALAERKLAAEFNRPGYEVVNHYTYVLASDGDLMEGVSGEASSLAGHWRLSKLIVFWDNNHISIDGSTDLAFTEDVLARYRAYGWHTQRVEDANDLEALRHAIRLAQLDERPSLIAVRSHIGYGSPKQDSHKAHGEPLGPEAVEATRQNLGWPYPPFEVPEEVYRHMDMREKGRAWQEAWEELMEAYARAYPDLHQELLRRLRGDLPSLPEEPPAFDKPVATRAASGKALDAIAPRMPELLGGSADLTPSNNTQAQGMADFSPQNPTGRYIHYGVREHGMGAILNGLNLHGGYRAYGGTFLVFSDYMRPAIRLAALMGTPTVFVFTHDSIALGEDGPTHQPVEHLMSLRAMPGLWVIRPADAYETFYAWQVALKRKEGPTALILTRQAVPLLSPEKAKGLLRGGYVLEDAERPEGVIVATGSEVHLALKAKALLAEKGRRVRVVSLPSFELFEAQPEAYRKEVLPPGLPTLAVEAGATLGWERYAHKVVGLDRFGASAPYPEVYEKLGFTPERVAEALEDLL from the coding sequence ATGACCGAGACCAAGGACCTTACCAGCCTTTCGGTGAACGCCATCCGGTTTTTGGCTATAGACGCCGTGGAAAAGGCCAAAAGCGGCCACCCCGGTATGCCCATGGCCATGGCTCCCCTGGCCTATCTCCTGTACCGGGAGGTCATGCGCCACAATCCCCTGAACCCCAGCTGGCCTAACCGGGACCGCTTTGTACTGTCCGCAGGCCATGGTTCCATGCTCCTCTATGCGGTCTTGCACCTTACGGGCTACGACCTTTCCCTGGAGGAGCTCAAGCGTTTCCGCCAATGGGGCTCCAAGACCCCGGGCCACCCCGAGTACGGCCACACCCTAGGGGTAGAGGTGACCACCGGTCCCTTGGGGCAGGGTATCTCCACCGCGGTGGGCCTGGCCCTGGCCGAGAGGAAGCTGGCTGCGGAGTTCAACCGCCCGGGCTACGAGGTGGTGAACCACTACACCTACGTTTTGGCCTCGGACGGGGACCTGATGGAGGGGGTTTCCGGGGAGGCCAGCTCGTTGGCGGGGCACTGGCGGCTTTCCAAGCTCATCGTGTTTTGGGATAACAACCACATTTCCATTGACGGCTCCACGGACCTGGCCTTCACCGAGGATGTGCTAGCCCGCTACCGGGCCTACGGCTGGCACACCCAAAGGGTGGAGGATGCCAACGACCTCGAGGCCCTCCGCCACGCCATCCGTCTGGCCCAGCTGGACGAAAGGCCCTCCCTCATTGCCGTGCGGAGCCACATTGGTTACGGTTCCCCCAAGCAGGATTCCCACAAGGCCCACGGGGAGCCCTTGGGTCCGGAGGCCGTGGAGGCCACCCGCCAAAACCTAGGCTGGCCCTACCCGCCCTTTGAAGTGCCCGAGGAAGTCTACCGGCACATGGACATGCGGGAGAAGGGAAGGGCTTGGCAGGAGGCCTGGGAAGAGCTCATGGAGGCCTATGCCCGGGCCTATCCCGACCTGCACCAGGAGCTTCTGCGCCGCTTAAGGGGCGACCTGCCCTCTCTTCCCGAGGAGCCCCCAGCTTTTGACAAGCCCGTGGCCACCCGGGCGGCCAGCGGCAAGGCCCTGGACGCCATCGCCCCCCGGATGCCCGAACTCCTCGGGGGAAGCGCCGACCTCACCCCCTCCAACAACACCCAGGCTCAGGGTATGGCGGACTTTTCCCCGCAAAACCCCACGGGGCGCTACATCCACTACGGGGTGCGGGAGCACGGCATGGGCGCCATCCTGAACGGGCTCAACCTTCACGGGGGCTACCGGGCCTACGGGGGCACCTTCCTGGTCTTCTCCGACTACATGCGCCCCGCCATCCGCCTGGCGGCCCTCATGGGCACCCCCACGGTCTTCGTCTTCACCCACGACTCCATCGCCCTGGGGGAGGATGGCCCCACCCACCAGCCCGTGGAGCACCTCATGAGCCTTAGGGCCATGCCGGGCCTCTGGGTGATCCGCCCCGCCGACGCCTACGAAACCTTCTACGCCTGGCAGGTGGCCTTGAAGCGGAAGGAAGGCCCTACCGCCCTCATCCTCACCCGGCAGGCGGTGCCCCTCCTTTCCCCGGAGAAGGCCAAGGGGCTCCTCCGGGGCGGCTACGTGTTGGAGGATGCAGAAAGGCCCGAAGGGGTAATCGTGGCCACGGGGAGCGAGGTGCACCTGGCCTTGAAGGCCAAAGCCCTCCTGGCGGAAAAGGGCCGTCGGGTGCGGGTGGTGAGCCTGCCCTCCTTCGAGCTTTTTGAGGCCCAGCCCGAGGCGTACCGGAAGGAGGTGCTTCCCCCCGGCCTCCCCACCCTGGCGGTGGAGGCGGGGGCGACCCTGGGCTGGGAACGGTACGCCCACAAGGTGGTGGGCCTGGACCGCTTTGGGGCCAGCGCCCCTTACCCCGAGGTCTACGAGAAGCTGGGCTTCACCCCGGAGCGGGTGGCGGAGGCCTTGGAAGACCTCCTATGA
- a CDS encoding 2-phosphosulfolactate phosphatase, which translates to MRFRVDPLPLPGTYRGTAIVVDVIRATTAALYLKAGATALVLARGAEAARALRQDGELLAGEVGGLPPEGFDLGNSPREVNGVVGKAVVMATTNGTRAAHAALGARHILLGSLQNAQAVAEKARETGEEVHLVCAGKEGQMALDDLYTAGVIGKRLKALGFSPEGEMAHLALFLAENPSFPVLSSSEAAKALVGVGLEEDVAECARVDVHGVVPRFLGMRGEGMVFGG; encoded by the coding sequence ATGAGGTTCAGGGTGGATCCCTTGCCCCTTCCCGGCACCTACCGGGGCACGGCCATTGTGGTGGATGTGATCCGGGCCACCACTGCCGCCCTCTACCTCAAAGCTGGGGCCACGGCCCTGGTTTTGGCCCGGGGAGCGGAGGCCGCCCGGGCCTTGCGCCAGGATGGGGAGCTCCTGGCTGGGGAGGTGGGAGGGCTTCCCCCAGAGGGGTTTGACCTGGGCAACTCCCCCCGGGAGGTGAATGGGGTGGTGGGTAAGGCCGTGGTCATGGCCACCACCAACGGCACCCGGGCCGCCCATGCCGCCCTAGGAGCCAGGCACATCCTTCTCGGTTCCTTGCAAAATGCCCAGGCGGTGGCGGAGAAAGCCAGGGAAACCGGGGAGGAGGTACACCTGGTCTGTGCGGGGAAGGAGGGCCAGATGGCCTTGGACGATCTCTATACTGCCGGGGTCATCGGAAAGCGCCTGAAGGCCCTGGGGTTTTCCCCGGAAGGGGAGATGGCCCATCTGGCCCTTTTCCTGGCGGAGAATCCTTCGTTCCCTGTCCTTTCCAGCAGCGAGGCCGCCAAGGCCCTGGTGGGGGTGGGTTTGGAGGAGGATGTGGCCGAGTGCGCCCGGGTGGACGTGCATGGGGTTGTCCCGCGCTTCTTGGGGATGCGGGGTGAGGGCATGGTCTTTGGAGGTTAG
- a CDS encoding class II fructose-bisphosphate aldolase: protein MLATLREVLPEKGRAVGAFDVVGLEWAEAILEGAETLGLPVILSVAPHLGGPPLRALAPGLRVLAEEARVPVALHLDHGENLREVVEALRLGFTSVMLDGSHLPLQENIHLTRLAVEVARAYGATVEGEVGAVPGGYGWEVSQEPVAYTDPVEARRYLEETGVDALAVSIGTRHGLHKGPVRLNLPLLEELGQLPVPLVLHGASGLSPEAYRALVARGIRKINLYADLALEAASVLRKVEAKDYLGLMAAMKEGLKDLAMARMRLWWGS from the coding sequence ATGCTGGCCACCTTGCGGGAGGTTTTGCCGGAAAAGGGCCGGGCGGTGGGGGCTTTTGACGTGGTGGGCCTGGAGTGGGCGGAGGCCATTCTGGAGGGAGCGGAAACCCTCGGCCTTCCCGTCATCCTCAGCGTGGCCCCCCACCTGGGGGGGCCGCCTTTAAGGGCCCTGGCTCCTGGGCTTAGAGTTTTGGCGGAAGAGGCCAGGGTACCCGTGGCCCTGCACCTGGACCATGGGGAAAACCTGAGGGAGGTGGTGGAAGCCTTAAGGCTCGGGTTTACCAGCGTGATGCTGGATGGAAGCCACCTGCCCCTTCAGGAGAACATCCACTTGACCCGCCTGGCGGTGGAGGTGGCCCGGGCCTATGGGGCCACGGTGGAAGGGGAGGTGGGGGCGGTGCCGGGAGGCTACGGGTGGGAGGTTTCCCAGGAACCGGTGGCCTACACGGATCCCGTGGAAGCCAGGCGCTACCTGGAGGAAACCGGGGTGGATGCTTTGGCGGTATCCATCGGCACCCGCCATGGCCTGCACAAGGGGCCGGTGCGCCTGAACCTGCCCCTTTTGGAGGAGCTGGGCCAGCTTCCCGTGCCCCTGGTCCTCCACGGGGCCTCGGGCCTGAGCCCGGAGGCGTACCGGGCCTTGGTGGCGAGGGGGATTCGCAAGATCAACTTGTATGCCGATTTGGCCCTCGAGGCGGCCTCGGTTCTCAGGAAGGTGGAAGCGAAAGACTACCTGGGCCTGATGGCGGCCATGAAGGAGGGCCTCAAGGATTTGGCCATGGCCCGGATGCGCCTATGGTGGGGAAGCTAA
- a CDS encoding HAD-IA family hydrolase: MVGKLKAILWDLDGTLAETEELHREAFNRAFAHFGLPLYWDQETYARLLWTPGGKERLKRALEETPGAPTLSWEEIGEVHRYKTDLYLQLLREEGIVLRPGVRRLLAEAREAGVALVLCTTTSPENAEAFLEGAGLRGWFSLVLAGDVVPRKKPDPSIYLLAQERLGLKPQEGVVVEDSRNGLLSAMGAGFPVLITPSLYALGQDYHEATALLPHLGEPGNPAAVLQGPRAGERVVVDLSYLEEVRGWWST, from the coding sequence ATGGTGGGGAAGCTAAAGGCCATCCTCTGGGATCTAGACGGCACCTTGGCGGAGACGGAGGAGCTCCACCGGGAGGCCTTCAACCGGGCCTTTGCCCACTTTGGCCTTCCCCTTTACTGGGACCAGGAAACCTACGCCCGCCTCCTTTGGACCCCAGGGGGCAAGGAGCGCCTGAAGCGGGCCCTAGAGGAAACGCCCGGGGCGCCCACGCTTTCTTGGGAGGAGATTGGCGAGGTCCACCGGTACAAGACGGACCTCTACCTGCAACTTTTGCGGGAGGAAGGGATTGTGTTGCGCCCGGGGGTGCGCCGCCTCCTTGCTGAGGCCCGGGAAGCGGGGGTAGCCCTGGTCCTTTGCACCACCACCAGCCCGGAAAACGCCGAGGCCTTCTTGGAGGGTGCGGGGCTTAGGGGGTGGTTTTCCTTGGTCCTGGCGGGGGATGTGGTGCCAAGGAAAAAACCAGATCCCAGCATCTACCTATTGGCCCAGGAGCGCTTGGGTCTAAAACCCCAGGAGGGGGTGGTGGTGGAGGATTCCCGCAACGGCCTCCTGAGCGCCATGGGGGCCGGTTTTCCCGTGCTGATCACCCCAAGCCTCTACGCCCTGGGCCAGGACTACCACGAGGCCACCGCCCTCCTTCCCCACCTGGGGGAGCCGGGAAACCCTGCTGCCGTGCTCCAGGGACCAAGGGCCGGGGAAAGGGTGGTGGTGGATCTTTCCTACTTGGAGGAGGTGAGAGGATGGTGGAGCACCTGA
- a CDS encoding Dabb family protein, producing the protein MVEHLIVFNAEASPEEVREMVRKAREVLLQIPGVCGLRYGEALSEGARYRYWLSVLFEGPEVVSFYRDHPLHVEFANRVFRPMAKDRITTDYLVMTEVLCGS; encoded by the coding sequence ATGGTGGAGCACCTGATCGTGTTCAACGCCGAGGCTAGTCCGGAGGAGGTGAGGGAGATGGTGCGGAAGGCCCGGGAGGTGCTGCTCCAGATCCCGGGGGTGTGCGGGCTCCGCTATGGGGAGGCCCTTTCCGAAGGGGCCCGTTACCGTTACTGGCTTTCCGTCCTCTTTGAGGGTCCGGAGGTGGTTTCCTTCTACCGGGACCATCCCCTGCACGTGGAGTTCGCCAACCGGGTGTTCCGTCCCATGGCCAAGGACAGAATCACCACCGACTACCTGGTGATGACGGAGGTGTTATGCGGCAGCTAG
- a CDS encoding annexin VII — protein MRQLAHREAEAKALKILVDGVGEGLVLEGEGGYYALYYFYSWYGRKAPDPEETPDWVEGPKPSPEDFRAPYDQARWLEDNGYTLFINESK, from the coding sequence ATGCGGCAGCTAGCCCACCGGGAGGCGGAGGCCAAGGCGCTGAAGATACTGGTGGATGGGGTGGGAGAGGGTTTGGTCCTCGAGGGGGAGGGAGGGTACTACGCCCTCTACTACTTCTACAGCTGGTACGGGCGCAAGGCCCCGGATCCCGAGGAAACCCCAGACTGGGTGGAGGGGCCCAAGCCTTCCCCCGAGGATTTCCGTGCCCCTTACGACCAGGCCCGTTGGCTTGAGGATAATGGCTACACGCTTTTCATTAACGAGTCCAAGTAG
- a CDS encoding LysR family transcriptional regulator encodes MLISRNAKLPNPAALRVFVTVVEEGGVGRAALALGITQPAVSQYLRALEEQVGHPLFERQGRHLVLSRVGEALLPEARRAVQALEEFQRVSQAMGRLEMGEVTLGAATTMATYVLPLFLKDFHEAHPGVRVHVESGSSERLAERLRMGEVEFAILEGVEHWEGYERHLFYEDELVLIVPPDHPWAGRETIPPEWLREETLIVRKPGSMTWRALERAFEQAGLELKPIFYTDNNEVTKRLVLAGAGVGIISRVVVQPNLKVGNLRALRLSAPVGEIRRYFWLVHPKSVANPAARALITLLRS; translated from the coding sequence ATGCTCATATCTAGAAACGCTAAACTGCCGAACCCTGCCGCATTACGGGTCTTCGTCACGGTGGTGGAGGAAGGAGGCGTGGGCCGGGCGGCCTTGGCACTGGGCATTACCCAGCCCGCGGTAAGCCAGTACCTGCGGGCCTTAGAGGAACAGGTAGGCCATCCCCTCTTTGAGCGCCAGGGGCGTCACCTGGTGCTTTCCCGGGTAGGAGAGGCCCTCTTGCCCGAGGCCAGGCGGGCGGTGCAGGCCCTGGAGGAGTTCCAGCGGGTTTCCCAGGCCATGGGCCGACTGGAGATGGGAGAGGTCACCCTGGGGGCAGCCACCACCATGGCCACCTACGTGCTCCCCCTTTTCCTAAAAGATTTCCATGAAGCCCACCCAGGAGTGCGGGTTCACGTGGAAAGCGGTTCCTCCGAACGCTTGGCGGAGCGGTTGCGCATGGGCGAGGTGGAGTTCGCCATCCTGGAAGGGGTGGAGCACTGGGAAGGTTACGAGCGACATCTGTTCTATGAGGACGAGCTGGTTCTCATCGTGCCCCCCGACCACCCCTGGGCCGGGCGGGAAACCATACCCCCCGAGTGGTTAAGGGAGGAAACCCTTATCGTGCGCAAGCCCGGCTCCATGACCTGGCGGGCCCTGGAGCGGGCCTTTGAGCAAGCAGGCTTAGAGCTGAAGCCCATCTTCTACACCGACAACAACGAGGTAACCAAGCGCCTGGTACTGGCAGGGGCCGGGGTGGGGATCATAAGCCGGGTGGTGGTCCAGCCCAACCTGAAGGTGGGGAACCTCCGGGCCTTGCGGCTTTCCGCGCCCGTGGGGGAGATCCGCCGCTACTTCTGGTTGGTACACCCCAAGAGTGTGGCCAACCCCGCAGCCCGGGCCCTCATCACGCTGCTGCGTTCTTAG
- the glpX gene encoding class II fructose-bisphosphatase: MPTRNLGLDLMRATEAAALASARYVGRGDKEGGDRAAVEAMRLLLNSLDFRGRVVIGEGEKDQAPMLYNGEVLGQGEGPLWDLAVDPVEGTRLLALGRPGAISVIAAAPEGSLFNPGPAFYAAKLVVGPEAKEAIDLKASVAENLKEIARALKKEVRELTVFVLDKPRHQRLIEEIRLAGARISLQTDGDVGGALAAVLPNTGIDVLMGTGGTPEGVIAAVAVRALGGGMQMRLDPQSEEERWNVVHAGYDLDRVYALDELCSAEDTHFAATGITDGPFLRGVRYGESRAWTESLVIRGATRTLRKVEAWHQLGKLRGISPVAY; the protein is encoded by the coding sequence ATGCCCACGCGCAACCTGGGCCTAGACCTGATGCGGGCCACCGAGGCCGCCGCTTTGGCCTCGGCCCGCTATGTGGGTCGGGGGGACAAGGAAGGAGGGGACCGGGCGGCGGTGGAGGCCATGCGCCTTCTTCTCAACAGCCTGGACTTCCGCGGCCGGGTGGTGATCGGGGAAGGGGAGAAGGACCAGGCCCCCATGCTGTATAACGGCGAGGTTCTGGGCCAGGGGGAAGGTCCCCTTTGGGACTTGGCGGTGGACCCGGTGGAGGGCACCAGGCTTTTGGCCCTGGGCCGCCCGGGGGCCATCAGCGTGATCGCCGCAGCTCCGGAGGGCTCTCTTTTTAACCCGGGACCCGCCTTCTATGCAGCCAAGCTGGTGGTGGGTCCTGAGGCCAAGGAGGCCATTGACCTAAAGGCCTCGGTGGCCGAAAACCTGAAGGAGATCGCCCGTGCCTTGAAAAAGGAGGTGCGGGAGCTCACGGTGTTTGTCCTGGACAAACCCCGGCACCAACGCCTTATCGAGGAAATCCGCCTGGCAGGGGCCCGCATCAGCCTGCAGACCGATGGGGATGTGGGCGGGGCCTTGGCCGCGGTGCTGCCAAACACGGGCATTGATGTCCTCATGGGTACCGGGGGCACCCCGGAAGGCGTGATCGCCGCGGTGGCGGTGCGGGCCCTAGGGGGTGGGATGCAGATGCGCCTGGACCCGCAAAGCGAGGAGGAGCGCTGGAACGTGGTGCATGCCGGTTATGACCTGGATCGGGTGTATGCCCTGGACGAACTCTGCTCGGCCGAGGACACCCACTTCGCCGCCACTGGCATCACCGATGGTCCCTTCCTCCGGGGGGTGCGCTATGGGGAAAGCCGGGCCTGGACCGAAAGCCTGGTGATCCGCGGGGCCACCCGGACCCTCAGGAAGGTGGAGGCTTGGCACCAACTTGGGAAGCTTCGGGGCATCAGCCCTGTGGCCTATTAG
- a CDS encoding form I ribulose bisphosphate carboxylase large subunit, which translates to MAAGYAGKGKYSKAGVLEYKQMGYWDPDYEPKDTDTIALFRVTPQPGVEPEEAAAAVAGESSTATWTVVWTDRLTYLDRYRAKAFRVEPVPGNPEQYFAWIAYDLALFEEGSIANMTSSIIGNVFGFKALKALRLEDLRIPVAYLKTFKGAPHGIPVERDMLNKYGRPLLGATVKPKLGLSGRNYGRVVYEALAGGLDFTKDDENINSQPFMRWRDRFLYAQEAVMKAEQVTGERKGHYMNVTAPTMEDVYERLEFAKEIGSIIVMVDLTMGYTALQSVSNWCHRNGMILHLHRASHATFTRQKNHGINFRVLAKWMRMLGVDHIHAGTAVGKLEGDPNLVRGYYDILREQYVKADPVKGIYFDQDWGYLPAVMPVASGGIHAGQMHLLLSLFGDDVVLQFGGGTIGHPMGIQAGATANRVALEAMVKARNEGRDILAEGPEILKKAAQHSPALAAALETWGSVTFDFASTDTPDVLPTPTS; encoded by the coding sequence ATGGCAGCAGGATACGCAGGAAAAGGTAAGTACAGCAAAGCCGGAGTCCTGGAGTATAAGCAGATGGGCTACTGGGACCCGGACTATGAGCCCAAGGATACGGACACCATCGCCCTTTTTCGGGTGACGCCCCAGCCCGGGGTGGAGCCCGAGGAGGCGGCGGCTGCGGTGGCTGGGGAGTCCTCCACCGCCACCTGGACCGTGGTGTGGACGGATCGCCTTACCTATCTGGACCGCTACCGGGCCAAGGCCTTCCGGGTGGAGCCGGTGCCGGGGAACCCCGAGCAGTACTTCGCTTGGATCGCTTACGACCTGGCCCTCTTTGAGGAAGGCTCCATCGCCAACATGACCTCCTCCATCATCGGGAACGTCTTCGGCTTTAAGGCCCTCAAGGCCCTTCGCCTCGAGGACCTCCGCATCCCCGTGGCCTACCTCAAGACCTTCAAAGGGGCTCCCCACGGGATTCCCGTGGAGCGGGACATGCTGAATAAGTATGGCCGCCCCCTCCTTGGGGCCACGGTGAAGCCCAAGCTGGGCCTCTCCGGGCGCAACTACGGCCGGGTGGTCTATGAGGCCCTGGCAGGGGGCTTGGACTTCACCAAGGACGATGAGAACATCAACTCCCAGCCCTTCATGCGCTGGCGGGACCGCTTCCTCTACGCCCAGGAGGCGGTGATGAAGGCGGAGCAGGTCACTGGGGAGCGTAAGGGTCACTACATGAACGTGACCGCTCCTACCATGGAAGATGTCTATGAAAGGCTGGAGTTTGCCAAAGAGATTGGCTCCATCATCGTCATGGTGGACCTCACCATGGGCTACACCGCTTTGCAGTCCGTGTCCAACTGGTGCCACAGAAACGGGATGATCCTCCACCTCCACCGGGCCAGCCACGCCACCTTCACCCGCCAGAAAAACCACGGCATCAACTTCCGGGTCTTGGCCAAGTGGATGCGGATGCTGGGGGTGGACCACATCCACGCCGGGACCGCCGTGGGGAAGCTGGAGGGGGACCCCAACCTGGTGCGGGGGTACTACGACATCCTCAGGGAGCAGTACGTGAAGGCCGATCCGGTGAAGGGCATCTACTTTGACCAGGACTGGGGCTACCTGCCCGCGGTGATGCCCGTGGCCTCGGGCGGCATCCACGCGGGCCAAATGCACCTCCTGCTTTCCCTCTTCGGGGACGACGTGGTCCTGCAGTTTGGAGGCGGCACCATCGGCCACCCCATGGGCATCCAGGCGGGGGCTACCGCCAACCGGGTAGCCCTGGAGGCCATGGTGAAAGCCCGCAACGAGGGCAGGGACATCCTGGCGGAAGGCCCCGAGATCCTCAAGAAGGCAGCCCAACACTCCCCGGCCCTGGCGGCTGCTTTGGAAACCTGGGGCAGCGTTACCTTTGACTTTGCCTCCACCGATACCCCGGATGTGCTCCCCACCCCCACCAGCTAA
- a CDS encoding ribulose bisphosphate carboxylase small subunit produces MRITQGTFSYLPDLTDEEIRAQIEYIIRNGWAVSIEYTDDPSPYNVYWNMWGLPMFDLEDAAAAMYEFQKCREAFPNHYIKINGYDPSPMWQAQRVSFIAHRPKNEPGFRLHRQLWSDGRRLKYALEAYATMRPEGERYQE; encoded by the coding sequence ATGCGGATTACCCAAGGTACTTTCTCTTACCTGCCTGATCTGACGGACGAGGAGATCCGGGCCCAGATTGAGTACATCATCCGAAACGGCTGGGCGGTATCCATTGAGTACACCGACGATCCCAGCCCCTACAACGTCTACTGGAACATGTGGGGCCTGCCCATGTTTGACCTGGAGGATGCCGCAGCGGCCATGTACGAGTTCCAGAAGTGCCGCGAGGCCTTCCCCAACCACTACATCAAGATCAACGGCTACGACCCCTCCCCCATGTGGCAGGCGCAAAGGGTTTCCTTCATCGCCCACCGCCCCAAGAACGAACCCGGCTTCCGCTTGCACCGGCAGCTTTGGAGCGATGGCCGTAGGCTCAAGTACGCCCTGGAGGCCTACGCCACCATGAGGCCAGAAGGCGAGCGTTATCAGGAGTAA
- the cbbX gene encoding CbbX protein, which translates to MQEAQGQNLAVVKNPEIEVVLETLDRELVGLRPVKQRIREIAAYLSVDKLRRELGLTADRPTLHMAFVGPPGTGKTTVAMRMATILHKLGYIRRDHLVVASRDDLVGQYIGHTAPKTKEVLKRAMGGVLFIDEAYSLYRAENERDYGQETIEILLQVMENQREDLVVILAGYKDRMEEFFALNPGMRSRIAHHIEFPPYSAEELFQIGKLMLERQGYRFTQEAEKAFLEYLERRMRLPNFAYARSVRNALDRFKLRQAYRLYQKAGPVTAEELMTLTADDIYASSVFREKEEEDAP; encoded by the coding sequence ATGCAGGAAGCCCAAGGCCAAAACCTGGCGGTGGTGAAGAACCCCGAGATCGAAGTGGTCCTGGAAACCCTGGACCGGGAGCTGGTGGGCCTTCGGCCTGTCAAGCAGCGGATCCGGGAGATCGCCGCCTACCTTTCCGTGGACAAGCTCCGCCGGGAGCTGGGGCTTACCGCCGATCGCCCCACCCTGCACATGGCCTTCGTGGGCCCCCCGGGCACGGGAAAGACCACGGTGGCCATGCGCATGGCCACCATCCTGCACAAGCTGGGCTACATCCGCCGCGACCACCTGGTGGTGGCCAGCCGCGATGATCTGGTGGGCCAGTACATTGGCCACACCGCTCCCAAGACCAAGGAGGTCTTGAAGCGGGCCATGGGGGGGGTGCTTTTCATCGACGAGGCCTACAGCCTCTACCGGGCGGAAAACGAGCGGGACTACGGCCAGGAGACCATAGAGATCCTCCTTCAGGTCATGGAGAACCAGCGGGAGGACCTGGTGGTGATCCTGGCAGGGTATAAGGACCGCATGGAGGAGTTCTTCGCCCTAAACCCGGGGATGCGCTCCCGCATCGCCCACCACATTGAGTTTCCCCCTTATAGCGCCGAGGAACTCTTCCAAATCGGCAAGCTCATGCTGGAAAGGCAGGGCTACCGCTTCACCCAGGAGGCGGAGAAGGCGTTCCTGGAGTACCTGGAACGCCGCATGCGCCTTCCCAACTTCGCCTATGCCCGGAGCGTGCGCAACGCCTTGGACCGCTTCAAGCTTAGGCAGGCTTACCGACTTTACCAGAAGGCGGGGCCGGTGACCGCGGAGGAGCTCATGACCCTTACCGCTGACGACATCTATGCCAGCTCGGTGTTTAGGGAAAAGGAGGAAGAGGATGCCCCATAG
- a CDS encoding phosphoribulokinase — protein sequence MLGIAGDSGAGKTTISGGIARLLGVERTTSICVDDYHKYDRKQRKELGITPLNPECNYMDIMEQHVRLLAEGEPILKPVYNHSTGTFDPPVYVPAPRAVEVEGRLIPRVVVLEGLLTLFSPALRSRYHLTVYLDPEEELRREWKVKRDVAKRGYTPEEVIADIERRMPDSRAFIWPQKEHADIVVRFYRPPGYNPENPSTLNVRIALKHTLPRLDLSEVLHSAYEDEALIRLETRREADILDITGNVTPDRAQTFERIIWEHLGHHAQHFDPSLVGTFWDKAGQSYPLALTQLIIAYYLVKMRELAIERGHLRVA from the coding sequence ATGTTAGGCATTGCAGGGGACTCGGGAGCGGGGAAGACCACCATCTCCGGCGGCATTGCCCGGCTTCTTGGGGTGGAGCGCACCACCAGCATCTGCGTGGACGACTACCACAAGTACGACCGCAAGCAGCGTAAGGAGCTGGGCATCACCCCTTTGAACCCCGAGTGCAACTACATGGACATCATGGAGCAGCACGTTAGGCTCCTTGCCGAGGGAGAGCCCATCCTGAAGCCCGTGTACAACCACTCCACGGGTACCTTTGATCCTCCAGTCTACGTTCCCGCCCCCCGGGCGGTGGAGGTGGAGGGAAGGCTCATCCCACGGGTGGTGGTCCTGGAGGGGCTTCTTACCCTTTTTTCCCCGGCCTTGAGGAGCCGTTACCACCTCACCGTATACCTTGACCCCGAAGAGGAACTCAGGCGGGAGTGGAAGGTAAAGCGGGATGTGGCTAAGCGGGGGTACACCCCGGAGGAGGTCATCGCCGACATCGAAAGGCGCATGCCCGACTCCCGGGCCTTTATCTGGCCGCAGAAAGAGCATGCCGACATCGTGGTGCGCTTTTATCGCCCCCCTGGCTACAACCCCGAGAACCCCAGCACCCTGAACGTACGCATCGCTCTGAAGCACACCCTGCCTCGCCTAGATCTTTCCGAGGTGCTCCACTCCGCCTACGAGGATGAGGCCCTGATCCGCCTGGAAACCCGGCGGGAGGCGGATATCCTGGACATCACCGGCAATGTGACCCCTGATAGGGCCCAGACCTTTGAGCGCATCATCTGGGAGCACCTCGGTCACCATGCCCAGCACTTTGACCCCAGCCTGGTGGGTACCTTCTGGGACAAGGCGGGGCAGAGCTACCCCCTGGCCCTAACCCAGCTCATCATCGCCTACTATCTGGTTAAGATGCGGGAGCTGGCCATCGAGCGAGGGCATCTGCGGGTGGCCTAG